A single genomic interval of Helianthus annuus cultivar XRQ/B chromosome 6, HanXRQr2.0-SUNRISE, whole genome shotgun sequence harbors:
- the LOC110873935 gene encoding tetrahydrocannabinolic acid synthase: MDNSQTLFMYTFGGKMEEYSDTALPYPHRAGVLYQVFKRVDFMDQPSDKTAISRRRVAWLRSFDKTLEPCVSKNPREAYSNYNDLDLGVGSATYEEASVWGERYWKGENFKKLIRIKAKVDPHNFFKHPQSIPVFSTHLEICRRKFSFT; this comes from the coding sequence ATGGACAACTCACAGACTCTCTTCATGTACACATTTGGTGGGAAGATGGAGGAGTACTCAGATACAGCACTTCCGTATCCGCATAGAGCTGGGGTGTTGTACCAGGTGTTCAAGAGGGTGGACTTTATGGATCAGCCTTCGGACAAGACTGCGATATCGCGCAGACGGGTAGCATGGCTCCGAAGCTTTGACAAGACTTTGGAACCATGCGTATCCAAGAACCCGAGGGAGGCGTATTCGAACTACAATGATCTTGATTTGGGCGTTGGAAGTGCTACGTATGAAGAAGCAAGTGTTTGGGGAGAGAGATACTGGAAAGGAGAGAATTTTAAGAAGTTGATTCGAATCAAGGCTAAAGTTGATCCTCATAATTTCTTTAAACACCCACAAAGTATACCCGTTTTCTCTACACATCTTGAGATATGTAGAAGAAAGTTCAGTTTCACTTAA
- the LOC110871734 gene encoding berberine bridge enzyme-like 4 encodes MMSSRLTCSVFLLVLSLSFCVSFGASPYISEDFITCLQSKTNNVTTFSQLIFTPVNSTYLPVWQAAADSIRFDNPNIRKPSVIVTPTIETQIQAALFCAKKHGYEMRIRDGGHDFEGLSYTADVPFVMLDLVNMRAIDVNVANRTAWVQGGALLGELYYTISQKTDTLYFPAGIWAGVGVSGFLSGGGYGNLLRKYGLGADNVLDVRFMDVNGNILDRKSMGEDLFWAIRGGGASSFGIVLAWKLRLVPVPERVTLFTVNITLEQGATDIFYKYQYVLPKFNRDLQMRVQLNTENVGNTAKKTVRMLFNGIYQGRIDTLLPLLDHGFPELNVTREICEEVRMVQTTLQFGGFTTSTPTEILANRSAIPKVSYKGKSDYVRTPIPKSGLRKLWRKMFENDNSQTLFMYTFGGKMEEYSDTALPYPHRAGVLYQVFKRVDFMDQPSDKTAISRRRVAWLRSFDKTLEPYVSKNPREAYSNYNDLDLGVGSATYEEASVWGERYWKKENFKKLIGIKAKVDPHNFFKHPQSIPVFSIHL; translated from the coding sequence ATGATGAGCTCTCGACTAACTTGTTCAGTGTTCCTCTTAGTTCTCTCTCTTTCCTTTTGTGTTTCATTTGGAGCATCACCCTACATTTCCGAAGATTTCATAACCTGTCTTCAATCCAAAACCAACAATGTCACCACCTTTTCTCAACTCATCTTCACCCCGGTTAACTCTACTTACTTACCGGTTTGGCAAGCTGCAGCCGACAGCATTCGGTTCGACAACCCCAACATTCGTAAACCCTCAGTCATTGTTACTCCCACCATCGAAACGCAGATCCAAGCTGCTCTTTTCTGCGCCAAGAAACACGGGTACGAAATGCGGATCCGGGATGGGGGGCATGACTTCGAGGGCCTCTCTTACACCGCGGATGTTCCGTTTGTCATGCTTGATCTCGTCAACATGAGGGCTATAGACGTCAACGTTGCAAACAGGACTGCATGGGTCCAGGGTGGCGCTTTGCTTGGTGAACTCTACTACACTATTTCTCAGAAAACCGACACCTTGTATTTTCCGGCTGGTATTTGGGCTGGCGTGGGTGTTAGCGGGTTCTTGAGCGGTGGTGGGTATGGAAACCTGTTGAGGAAATACGGGCTCGGTGCTGATAATGTTTTGGATGTTCGTTTCATGGATGTCAATGGAAATATTCTTGATAGAAAATCGATGGGCGAAGATTTGTTTTGGGCGATTCGTGGCGGCGGTGCTTCCAGTTTCGGAATTGTTCTTGCATGGAAGCTGAGGTTGGTTCCAGTCCCGGAAAGAGTTACTCTTTTCACGGTGAATATAACTCTGGAGCAAGGTGCAACGGATATATTCTATAAATATCAATACGTGTTACCAAAATTTAATCGTGATTTACAAATGAGAGTTCAACTTAACACCGAAAATGTAGGCAACACCGCCAAGAAAACCGTTCGAATGTTGTTTAATGGTATTTATCAGGGTCGTATCGACACACTGCTTCCATTGTTGGACCATGGTTTCCCAGAGCTCAATGTGACACGAGAAATTTGCGAAGAAGTACGAATGGTCCAGACCACCCTTCAGTTTGGAGGCTTTACCACCTCGACCCCAACCGAGATTCTTGCGAACCGATCAGCCATCCCCAAGGTGAGCTACAAAGGAAAATCAGACTATGTGCGGACTCCGATCCCCAAAAGCGGGCTCAGAAAACTCTGGAGAAAGATGTTTGAAAACGACAACTCACAGACTCTCTTCATGTACACATTTGGTGGGAAGATGGAGGAGTACTCAGATACAGCACTTCCGTATCCGCATAGAGCTGGGGTGTTGTACCAGGTGTTCAAGAGGGTGGACTTTATGGATCAGCCTTCGGACAAGACTGCGATATCGCGCAGACGGGTAGCATGGCTCCGAAGCTTTGACAAGACTTTGGAACCGTACGTATCCAAGAACCCGAGGGAGGCGTATTCGAACTACAATGATCTTGATTTGGGCGTTGGAAGTGCTACTTATGAAGAAGCAAGTGTTTGGGGAGAGCGGTACTGGAAAAAAGAGAATTTTAAGAAGTTGATTGGAATCAAGGCTAAAGTTGATCCTCATAATTTCTTTAAGCACCCACAAAGTATACCAGTTTTCTCTATACATCTCTAA